Proteins co-encoded in one Deltaproteobacteria bacterium genomic window:
- a CDS encoding LysM peptidoglycan-binding domain-containing protein: MHFHGRRILKAAALAAAFLIAAGAVRAEEEERPKIFLEKRIFADTSGGKKSFYEVHTVAQGESLWKILNSKGILPPAEYGRLMKEFRRANPGVTDPGKLRKGRKILVPSAVPPPPDSGVAEGKVAKHRVARGDTLTRILSEKGVARRDYTRYLDAVKKLNESIRDVNRIIMGSTILIPTAEYFGAPKETVEAVRKDAVPSVPPVTAAVELPKEPPKEAPKEAPKEASKEPAEEVVKEAPKETAIAAAEPAGEAKAPARQAETPSAKPAPDEPQPALTREVPPEQVKAVDEPAKPEAQIRTSPAPASVAAPVVEAKPQAAKPEPAKKEEPPLVPPKPPYRGLLADLLAGLGENWADRGTLYLPVPSGGEVVLNLEDFPVARFSNGTQVLMDFRGTLPHNIQVLIAETWKNYRVVSMEGAGDAWEIIRRLLQASGYHSVKEGLARPLVIGEGVSVMLPARWVVLRTPESLLSGEVVLIKEVPEKPSGNLAAVLRYAERVGIRVLPLAIDRSALEGFIVGIRDPGEPADPPQRLSVPAGGLAALDFALDFLGVPRKDGERLKIGGKGESFQLIVQPERLFDAGGKRHIADTGRMAPALKSLLRDSGYRIFPVLKDDTGKTIFQRVMKEAGIASQPRRDFVVAGGETEGYSVRATGTFVASKERPEGKKTKEALLFGGRSHSATRALMRDLGVELVEW, translated from the coding sequence ATGCACTTTCACGGGCGAAGGATACTGAAAGCGGCGGCGCTTGCGGCCGCCTTCCTGATTGCCGCGGGAGCGGTGCGCGCGGAGGAGGAGGAACGCCCGAAGATCTTCCTGGAGAAGAGGATCTTCGCCGACACTTCCGGGGGGAAGAAAAGTTTCTACGAGGTCCACACCGTAGCGCAGGGGGAGAGCCTGTGGAAGATACTCAACAGCAAGGGCATTCTCCCGCCGGCGGAATACGGAAGATTGATGAAGGAGTTTCGCCGGGCCAATCCCGGCGTGACCGACCCCGGGAAGCTGCGGAAAGGCCGGAAGATCCTGGTGCCGTCGGCGGTCCCGCCGCCGCCCGATTCCGGGGTTGCCGAGGGGAAGGTGGCGAAGCACCGCGTTGCGCGCGGGGACACGCTCACGCGGATCCTGTCGGAGAAGGGCGTGGCGCGCCGGGATTACACGAGATACCTCGATGCAGTGAAGAAACTGAACGAATCGATCCGCGATGTGAACCGCATCATCATGGGAAGCACGATCCTGATCCCGACGGCGGAATATTTCGGCGCCCCGAAGGAGACGGTCGAAGCCGTGCGGAAGGATGCGGTCCCGTCCGTTCCGCCCGTGACGGCGGCCGTGGAACTTCCGAAGGAACCACCGAAGGAAGCTCCGAAGGAAGCTCCGAAGGAAGCCTCCAAGGAACCGGCTGAAGAAGTCGTGAAGGAAGCACCGAAGGAAACTGCGATCGCGGCTGCGGAACCGGCCGGAGAGGCGAAAGCGCCCGCCCGGCAGGCGGAGACGCCGTCCGCGAAACCGGCTCCCGATGAGCCGCAGCCGGCCCTTACCAGGGAAGTCCCGCCGGAACAGGTAAAGGCTGTCGACGAGCCCGCCAAGCCGGAGGCGCAGATTCGCACATCCCCGGCTCCTGCGTCGGTTGCCGCGCCCGTCGTCGAAGCCAAACCGCAAGCGGCGAAACCGGAGCCTGCGAAAAAAGAGGAGCCGCCGCTCGTTCCACCGAAGCCCCCGTACCGGGGGCTGCTGGCCGATCTCCTGGCCGGGTTGGGGGAGAATTGGGCCGATCGGGGGACGCTCTACCTGCCGGTTCCGTCGGGCGGAGAGGTGGTACTGAACCTTGAGGATTTCCCCGTGGCCCGCTTCTCGAACGGAACACAGGTGCTGATGGATTTCCGCGGAACGCTGCCGCATAACATCCAGGTTCTCATCGCCGAGACGTGGAAGAACTACCGGGTGGTCTCGATGGAAGGCGCCGGTGACGCCTGGGAAATCATCCGGCGTCTCCTTCAGGCGTCCGGCTATCACTCGGTCAAGGAGGGACTGGCGCGCCCGCTGGTAATCGGAGAGGGCGTATCGGTCATGCTTCCGGCTCGTTGGGTAGTGCTCCGGACACCGGAGAGCCTTCTGTCGGGCGAGGTCGTCCTGATCAAGGAGGTTCCGGAAAAACCGTCGGGAAACCTTGCCGCCGTCCTCAGGTATGCGGAACGGGTCGGGATCCGGGTCCTGCCACTGGCCATCGATCGGAGCGCCCTCGAAGGATTCATCGTCGGCATCCGCGATCCGGGGGAACCGGCCGATCCTCCGCAACGGCTGTCGGTTCCGGCCGGAGGGCTTGCGGCACTCGATTTCGCCCTCGATTTTCTGGGCGTACCCAGGAAGGACGGGGAACGTCTGAAGATCGGCGGCAAAGGGGAATCGTTCCAGTTGATCGTCCAGCCTGAGCGGCTGTTCGATGCGGGAGGGAAACGGCACATCGCGGACACAGGCAGAATGGCGCCGGCGCTCAAGTCGCTCCTTCGGGATTCGGGGTATCGTATATTCCCCGTGCTCAAGGATGATACCGGGAAAACGATCTTCCAGCGCGTGATGAAGGAAGCGGGAATAGCATCGCAGCCTCGGCGGGATTTCGTCGTCGCCGGCGGAGAAACGGAAGGATATTCCGTGCGCGCCACCGGCACGTTCGTCGCGTCGAAGGAGCGGCCGGAAGGGAAAAAAACGAAGGAGGCGCTGCTGTTCGGCGGGAGGTCCCATTCCGCCACGCGAGCGCTGATGCGCGACCTGGGGGTCGAACTCGTTGAGTGGTGA
- the tadA gene encoding Flp pilus assembly complex ATPase component TadA: MGGFQTDLLDKLMELGFIPPDEIQTLKSRAASRGTTLAEAALLENILHSDAKGWILAEALGIPFIEIDPESVPMSLCDVIPEAIAREHLVAPIALENDRLTLAVSDPFCHEAFSSVEAMTGLSVRIAVCPHRILASILSRFYPDLFQLAPADLSGGLIGSREAEKWISQGGVRRLAEKALIYAASTKLENVRMFPAGEKVLLKGKGESGSVLLLSFPLKFRRILIDAFLDLAEAGKGPERMSGKIFQLESASGVVSFRLSFVQGLSGVEAIIKILPDRKSGITLDSVGLNQEQVDITRKVLSKGSGFFLVSSPGPEGVATTLFTLLRDIYRTGTRVVTVEEQFQLRNEGYIQLERRYAEQQFEGKWPRLAESLEPDVLMIEHVSDPGEFSDLIHLAQGGITVLCGVRRFNFDRTLRTLLSLDVDPFILARVVRLVMHQRLVNLLCQECRRPVPAKPSLRMVGERYRTQLERIIEDSSFYVPAGCERCKGKGYSGKMALVELLPFTPGVENIVSSDVWLEEKLGRLLEEDFYSAIRTVEDLLLRGMVTYDEVLPFFR, encoded by the coding sequence GTGGGCGGCTTCCAGACGGATCTCCTGGACAAGTTGATGGAACTCGGATTCATCCCGCCCGATGAAATCCAGACCCTGAAATCACGCGCCGCGAGCAGGGGAACCACTCTCGCCGAAGCCGCTCTCCTCGAAAACATCCTGCATTCCGACGCGAAAGGCTGGATCCTTGCGGAGGCCCTGGGAATCCCCTTTATCGAGATAGACCCCGAGTCCGTTCCCATGTCTCTTTGCGACGTCATTCCGGAAGCCATCGCCAGGGAGCACCTGGTGGCTCCGATCGCCCTGGAGAACGACCGGCTGACGCTTGCCGTTTCCGACCCGTTCTGCCATGAGGCTTTCTCCTCCGTAGAGGCCATGACCGGCCTTTCCGTCCGCATCGCGGTATGCCCGCACCGTATCCTGGCGTCGATACTCTCCCGCTTCTATCCCGACCTTTTCCAGCTTGCCCCGGCCGACCTTTCCGGAGGACTGATCGGCAGCCGGGAGGCGGAAAAATGGATCTCGCAGGGAGGGGTGCGGCGGTTGGCCGAAAAGGCGCTGATCTACGCCGCTTCCACGAAGCTTGAAAACGTCCGCATGTTTCCGGCGGGGGAGAAAGTCCTTCTGAAGGGGAAGGGGGAATCGGGATCCGTTCTTCTTCTTTCCTTCCCGTTGAAGTTCCGTCGAATCCTCATCGACGCGTTCCTCGACCTGGCTGAAGCCGGGAAGGGACCCGAGAGGATGTCCGGAAAGATCTTCCAGCTGGAATCGGCCTCCGGAGTCGTTTCCTTCCGCCTCAGTTTCGTGCAGGGGCTGTCCGGGGTCGAGGCGATCATAAAGATCCTGCCGGACAGGAAATCGGGCATCACGCTGGATTCGGTGGGACTGAACCAGGAGCAGGTCGACATCACGCGGAAGGTCCTCTCCAAGGGGAGCGGCTTCTTCCTTGTGTCCTCCCCCGGCCCCGAGGGTGTCGCCACCACGCTTTTCACGCTGCTCAGGGATATCTACCGCACGGGGACCCGAGTGGTGACCGTGGAGGAGCAGTTCCAGCTGCGGAACGAGGGGTACATCCAGCTCGAGCGACGGTATGCGGAGCAGCAGTTCGAAGGGAAATGGCCCCGCCTCGCCGAGTCGCTGGAGCCGGATGTTCTCATGATCGAGCACGTCTCCGATCCTGGCGAGTTCTCCGACCTCATTCACCTTGCGCAGGGCGGTATCACGGTTCTGTGCGGCGTCCGGCGTTTCAACTTCGACCGCACGCTCCGGACCCTGCTTTCGCTGGACGTGGACCCGTTCATCCTGGCGCGCGTCGTAAGGCTAGTGATGCACCAGCGCCTGGTCAACCTGCTTTGCCAGGAGTGCCGCCGTCCCGTGCCCGCCAAGCCTTCCCTCAGGATGGTGGGAGAAAGGTACCGCACGCAGCTGGAAAGGATCATCGAGGATTCTTCGTTCTACGTGCCCGCGGGATGCGAGCGCTGCAAGGGCAAGGGGTACTCCGGGAAAATGGCTCTCGTCGAGCTGCTTCCTTTCACTCCGGGGGTTGAAAACATCGTGTCCTCGGACGTCTGGCTCGAAGAGAAGCTTGGCCGGCTGCTGGAAGAGGATTTCTACTCGGCGATCCGCACAGTGGAGGACCTTCTGCTGCGGGGTATGGTCACCTACGACGAGGTCCTTCCGTTTTTCCGTTAG
- a CDS encoding long-chain fatty acid--CoA ligase: MKETTLAGMFLNRVAEGGGDTRYIVPRDGKWEPMTFREAGSAVREMASGLMSMGLARGERVAILSSTRVEWVLSDFAAILCGIVTVPIYPSNLPDQVEYILAHSGARAVFVEDESQWNKVSGARKRLPDLSSLILFADGAEGREGTMGLAELRAKGAAYDAAHPGALEARTAEIRPEDDLTIIYTSGTTGPPKGAVIRHSNVAFDCTSVLSVIDVPRGSVMLQFLPLAHVLGRFEHFLSFDAMAVTAFARGLQTVAEDLPAVRPHMMISVPRLYEKFYAAVLGKVHQEGGLKKKIFLWALSVGREVSARKQRRESVGGLLGLKFSLADRLVFGKIRERLGGRLRFFVSGGAPLAREIAEFFHAMGILILEGYGLTETPSVVSCNQVEKFKFGTVGKPIPGTEVRIAADGEILIRGPHVFKEYFHDPAATREAIDAEGWFHSGDIGVIEGDGFLRITDRKKDIIVTSGGKNVAPQNIENLLKTDKFVSQSFVYGDRRKFLTALLTLAPDEIVKWAGENGIAEKDPAKLASDSRVIAMMSARVEEINRSLASFERIKKFVLLGTDFSQETGELTPTLKVKRKVVIQKYGTLLDALYEKD; the protein is encoded by the coding sequence ATGAAAGAGACGACGCTTGCCGGCATGTTCCTGAACCGCGTCGCGGAGGGCGGCGGCGACACGCGATACATCGTCCCGAGGGACGGGAAGTGGGAGCCGATGACCTTCAGGGAGGCAGGATCCGCCGTCCGTGAGATGGCATCCGGCCTGATGAGCATGGGGCTTGCCCGGGGGGAGCGCGTGGCGATCCTGTCCTCCACGCGCGTGGAGTGGGTGCTCTCGGACTTCGCGGCGATCCTGTGCGGGATAGTCACCGTTCCGATCTATCCGTCGAATCTTCCCGACCAGGTGGAGTACATCCTTGCGCACTCGGGGGCGCGGGCCGTGTTCGTCGAGGACGAGTCCCAGTGGAACAAGGTGTCCGGCGCCCGGAAACGGCTTCCGGATCTGTCTTCCCTGATCCTTTTCGCGGACGGCGCGGAGGGCAGGGAAGGGACGATGGGTCTCGCGGAGCTTCGCGCGAAGGGGGCAGCTTACGACGCCGCGCACCCCGGAGCGCTCGAGGCCAGGACGGCGGAGATCCGGCCGGAGGACGACCTTACCATCATCTACACTTCGGGAACCACGGGACCACCGAAGGGCGCCGTGATCCGCCACAGCAACGTGGCTTTCGACTGCACCTCCGTCCTTTCGGTCATCGACGTTCCGCGGGGGTCGGTCATGCTCCAGTTCCTGCCGCTTGCGCACGTGCTGGGGCGGTTCGAGCATTTCCTTTCCTTCGACGCGATGGCGGTCACGGCCTTCGCCCGGGGCCTCCAGACGGTCGCCGAGGACCTGCCCGCGGTCCGTCCGCACATGATGATAAGCGTCCCGCGGCTCTACGAGAAGTTCTACGCGGCTGTCCTCGGGAAGGTGCACCAGGAAGGAGGGCTCAAGAAAAAGATATTCCTCTGGGCGCTCTCCGTGGGGCGCGAGGTCTCGGCGCGGAAGCAGCGCCGCGAGAGCGTCGGGGGATTGCTGGGGCTCAAGTTCTCGCTGGCGGACCGGCTTGTGTTCGGGAAGATACGGGAGCGGCTGGGAGGCAGGCTTCGTTTCTTCGTGTCCGGGGGTGCTCCCCTCGCCAGGGAAATAGCCGAATTCTTCCACGCAATGGGGATTCTGATTCTCGAAGGGTACGGCCTTACCGAAACCCCCTCCGTGGTATCGTGCAACCAGGTGGAGAAATTCAAGTTCGGGACCGTCGGCAAGCCGATTCCCGGCACCGAGGTCAGGATCGCCGCCGACGGGGAGATACTCATACGTGGGCCGCACGTGTTCAAGGAATATTTCCACGATCCGGCGGCGACCCGGGAAGCTATCGACGCGGAAGGATGGTTCCACTCCGGAGACATCGGAGTGATCGAGGGGGACGGATTCCTGAGGATAACGGACAGGAAAAAGGACATCATCGTCACGTCCGGCGGAAAGAACGTCGCCCCGCAGAATATCGAGAACCTGCTGAAGACCGATAAATTCGTCAGCCAGTCGTTCGTCTACGGAGACCGCAGGAAGTTCCTCACGGCCCTCCTGACGCTGGCGCCCGATGAGATCGTAAAATGGGCGGGCGAGAACGGCATCGCGGAGAAGGACCCGGCGAAACTCGCGTCGGACAGCCGCGTCATAGCGATGATGAGCGCGCGGGTGGAGGAGATTAACAGGTCGCTGGCGTCCTTCGAGCGGATCAAGAAATTCGTGCTCCTGGGGACCGATTTTTCCCAGGAAACGGGGGAGCTGACGCCTACGTTGAAGGTGAAGCGCAAGGTGGTCATCCAGAAGTACGGGACGCTGCTCGATGCCCTCTACGAAAAGGATTGA